The Oncorhynchus nerka isolate Pitt River linkage group LG15, Oner_Uvic_2.0, whole genome shotgun sequence genome contains the following window.
cgaggacgacggtccgatgtcagaatggttcagataataactacagaacgaagccaacatcagcgtgagctttggttgcgaatggtatgaactttgaactattattcactacagaagtgatacctcctgcCTGTTGAGTTAGCAACAACCGCTGCAaatgagggttaggaaggaacagacagagtatcccgtctaccacacaacaacgTTACTTCAACGTATTCAATTTATCAGCCAAGAcgttcttcaaaggacaaaggactcagtTGGGCAATATgtccttccatctaccaccaacctacagAAGTGCAgttgagtaaatatttattgcattttccttttccaaatgggcggtaatttagaatgcataagatactgcataagatactgtatttacgatagcacagctttgccctttgttcctcagtcttccccctctttcactcaaacccagccccttttcttttgtgtaaccagctctcatatctgttctgcccgctagggacgttttccattgatgtaatttgtaatcaagttatgatttaattatgtgtatgtgtaattctgtgtgattaattaggtatttagtaaataaagaattaaacccaattttgtattgccgATTCAACTTGtgagataaccaagaatttacaactttcagatgagactgaattaagatgattaatatcgactgctattgatgtaaaatattactaggtcttaagagtttattcggaagaaaacagctctataaatattattttgtggtgcccgactttctagttaattacatttacatgattagctcaatcaggaaATATTAATTCCAGAGAAATTATGTTAACAGCAACAGCTCTCCCACCCTAATCATGCATTGTTCTCTCAGGTACCAGGGCAATTGCAATGCATTTCCAGGCATTCCTGTTGGATGGACTGATGAGGTGGAACGAGGACCGTGCACAGGCAGCAGTGGAGGGAAAGAACAGGAAGCCCCTGCTCTCCTACAGTGACCACCTTCAGCACATCCTTAACCTTAGCAGCCAAAGGGTTGCTTGGCAAGGCACAGGGTAAGGACTACACCAAGCCTAGCGAGTACAGGGGTAAGTCGAGTAAGAGAATGAACATTTACATCAGTTGCATTAATTACATCTGTTGGTGTTTCATACTGGAGAGGGAATGCAAAACaacgacgctggacagagtggaatcaggtgtatcaAAAAGGCAGTTCATTGGTCAAAGGTATCTTGTCCTGCCGTTTATCGTGCACGGACCTAAGGAATGTGACTCCTGTGAGGAGTCAGAATAATTAGGCTGCTCagccagagtttacagcagaatgtatacacagaataatgtaggtggagtctcgtcgtgttgatcttctgactggtcctgaagagTTGGAGGCGGGCCTTGCTCTAGCCAGGGCGGGCCCCCTTGGTGCACAGCAAAGTCCATTGCTCTTGGCACCCGACCAGTAGGGggtggtagagtgtgtgtgtgcagtgctttcatgaaatgtgtgtgtgtcaaggaaACGTGGATATTGGTACTGTCTGCTTTGGGCTCAGGTGTTTCCTGTCTTTGCAGGAGTGCATGCAGGGTTCAATGCCAGCGAGATAGCTTGGCACTTCTAAGCTCGTTAGTGTTGCAGGATGCTCTTTGTAGTTTTACAGGGGAGTAATATTTGCGTGATGGCAGCTGTGTGTCCTTCGGATAATCATGTTATTGCACACAGGCTCTAGACTTGACTGAGGACACTGGGCCCAGAGTTATCTGAGGGCATCCGGTTTAACCAGAGCTTTGGTCTGCTAGTAACGCTTTATATTAGATTATTTATATAACACATCCCATTAACACTTCCCTACTCTGCTTTTGCCAGATTATTTTTTTGCTTAAAAAGGGGAACTCCCCAGAGTGGAGTACCTGTACTGGCAGAGTGCTGCAGGATGTCAGCGGGGACCCTGACCTTCCGGAAGAGGCAGCCGCCCGTCGAGCAGCTCGACAAGGAGGACGAGGGCTTTCAGGAGAATGTGGACCCAACAGTCCACATCCCTCATGTCACTCCTATGAGTGCCCCGTCCTCCAGCTCAGCGGCACCTCTGTCAGGGGAACCCGCTGACGCATCCAGGTCTGGGCCATCCAGTCCCACCGCCCTTGAAGACGGAAGCTCTCCTGAGGCCCCTGGTCGACACAGTTCTCCTCACCCTGACCACTCCTCTGATTCAGAGGTAAATATAATTGAGCTTTTGTGTTGTTAAAAAAATACATGCTATTGTAACTTCTTTTAAATAAGGAATTGAGACAAACTCAAGACACAAGTTTTGGGTGTTTAATAACAAGGATGCCATCAGCTGAGTGCAAACATTTTAGAAAGCTCACAACACAAGAGTTTCATTTTAAAAGAATCCATCAGTGTGATTTTCTGTTCGTTACACAATGTAAAATAACATCTATCTCCTTTGTAGAAGAATCTTAAGTGTGTGACTGATGCAATGCCAGGCTACCAGCATGTCCGCAGGCTTGCCAGGGCCTTGGTGGGGGTGAGGAACCGTCAGGGGTTGTCGGACCGCAGGGTAGACGGTCTGGTGGCACTGTGGCTGGTGATGCCAGACTTCGACAAACAGCGCTTGATCTACCCTGCCCGAAACCAGGAGAGGATCGTTCAGGGGCGGTTCAAAACAACGAAGGGGAAGTTGTCCATTATCCTAGGAAAAGACTCTCTCCAATGGTATGTTGTTAGTGTTCATGTCCTCCACCTTACTATTTTATTGCCTGCCTCTACATTAAATGCATATGAAGGTCAGGCGATGGCTATCATTATTCAATGTTCTCTAATTATTTATCTCCTCTGTTTCAGTTGCCTTCTCGGACTCAACTCGGGCCCTGCAAATTGGCCGGGCACCAGCCGTTTGGTGGAGGCCATTTGCAGTCAGCTCTGCCAAATCCATCCCAGCGCCACGCAGTCTGCCGGCGTCAAGAAGAGCAGGTGGGCGCTCATTCTGGCAGACTACGTGGGCATCAGGGAGGCAGTGCTGAACAGCCCGAGGTTGATGGCCCAGACCAACCTTCAGCTCTTTGAGCTGAATCAAAGGACCATTAGTCAGTGGTAAGACATTAACTTATGGACGACTTGTTACATAAAGCCTTGTGACTAATGACAATCTGAGTGACAGCTTGtttgttttctctccctgtttcaggTATTCCCAGCgtcagaaggagagggagaggatggtgcTGCAGCAGGGAATGGGGCTCGCTGCTGCACCCAGCGTCACCACCCAGCCCCTCCCTGCAGCCAAGCCCCTCCACTTCAAGCAGGAGGGAATCAGGGCACCCTTCCCTTTCCCTACGCCACCCTCCCCCCCGGTCCCACGCCAAACCATCCAGCAAGGAGAGCCCGTCCACGCGCCCATTCTGCCAGCCCACCTGGAGCAACAACCCCCCGCACTTCCCGGCCCCTCCCCAGCCCAAGGACCACAGACGGGCTGCTCTTCACCTCCAGTGTCAAGGACAACGGCTTGGAGGAAGAGGATCGCGGCGGACACAGAGGAGGGGACAGCCGGGAAGAGAAGGCAACGTGAGCATTACGTCTGCTCCAAATGCGTATTGCCGAAGCGACGGGAGACGGGCCACAGCCGCTTCGGCGGCGTGGCGTTCTGCTCTGTTGCTGCTGGGGGTAAGGTCTGTTGCTGCTGGGGGTAAGGACGTGGCCCAGTGGCTGGCGGAAATGAAGGACGCTAAGGGGCGAGGTGAAGGACACTGAGCCACTGGCTGGGTGGTCGGACGTTTTAATTTGTAAATAGTTCACTGTTCCCCTCTACCTGGACCGAGACCTTGAGCGCGGTGTAGAGGCTTGTGTGTGTTGAGGACCCTCAGAGctatattgtctgtagtctataaGACTACTGGTAGGGTAACCCAAGGTAGGCAGTTCTGAGGCGAGACACCAGACTAACATCGGTCCGTTCCCAAACAAaatcctgtaaaaaaaaaaagaggatAGACATTACAATATACAAATATAAATCAAACATGATTTATCAACACATCTNNNNNNNNNNNNNNNNNNNNNNNNNNNNNNNNNNNNNNNNNNNNNNNNNNNNNNNNNNNNNNNNNNNNNNNNNNNNNNNNNNNNNNNNNNNNNNNNNNNNNNNNNNNNNNNNNNNNNNNNNNNNNNNNNNNNNNNNNNNNNNNNNNNNNNNNNNNNNNNNNNNNNNNNNNNNNNNNNNNNNNNNNNNNNNNNNNNNNNNNNNNNNNNNNNNNNNNNNNNNNNNNNNNNNNNNNNNNNNNNNNNNNNNNNNNNNNNNNNNNNNNNNNNNNNNNNNNNNNNNNNNNNNNNNNNNNNNNNNNNNNNNNNNNNNNNNNNNNNNNNNNNNNNNNNNNNNNNNNNNNNNNNNNNNNNNNNNNNNNNNNNNNNNNNNNNNNNNNNNNNNNNNNNNNNNNNNNNNNNNNNNNNNNNNNNNNNNNNNNNNNNNNNNNNNNNNNNNNNNNNNNNNNNNNNNNNNNNNNNNNNNNNNNNNNNNNNNNNNNNNNNNNNNNNNNNNNNNNNNNAGACTAGCTTAccttttgcaaacatttctgtcCACATTTCACTATAGAGATTGCTTACATTTATTTAATGTTTATTGGATTTACATTGCAATAATTATCTTGCATTTCATCATGTTTCCCAATGTATACTCTGGTTCATCATTAAAACTCCTAGACTGGGCTTCTGTGTCTGTCTTCCTGTTTAGACCTGGTGCTCAAAGCACATGGCTACTTAATATGCATTGTTGATACATCCCTGCCAACTCCTTCCACAGAGAAGAATGGGCAATATCTTTGCCCAAGGGGCCATGCTAATCTTCTCTGTATCGTTCCAATTTTAGTATATGTGCTGCCGAAGCGAGCACAATACAGACATAGGAGAGGCCCTCATATATAGAGCACAACCCTCCTGACGTTTCGGATCCTGGTTGCGGTCAAACAGACCTTCAGAGGCTCAAAAACTACCCATAGGAGGTTCCCACAGGATATTGTATAGACATGAAACTGGTAGGGATAATAATGGCTACCTTGTGTGTTGTAATCTTCTAACCTCTGCTTCAGAGTTGCAACGTATGCTGGGTGATATGCGAGTACACTGTCCCGTCTAGGACGTTGATAGGGTAGAACATAATGACGTAACAAAAGCCCTCGCACAAAACCCCACCCACTCACTGAAACCCGACACGCTCTGGGGCTGCATTCACTAAAGGTCCTCACGCATAAACGTAGCAGGAAATGTTGTGAAGCCTACGTCAAAAATACCCTAACATGGGGATTTTAAAATCGTGTACCTTACGTGAAAATGTGCTATTTGGTAAGAAAGAAAGTGATCACTGATCAAATGCAAAAACTGCTGTTTTGTGACATTTTGACTTTAGTTATAGATGTAGAGACATTTAATTGATTATTATAAGGAATGATTCTAGACTAAAATGTAGTGTAATAAGCGTTTGGACTCCTCCCCCTGCTGGTTTTAGTTGCTCTTCCCCTGGTCTTTGTTCCCCCCCTGCTGGTTTTAGTTGCTCTTTCCCTGGTCTTTGTTCCCCACCCTTCCCCCGCTCTCTGCAACATGGCCCGGCCAAAGATACTTATAACCAACTCCCCATTTAGTAGCGAGAGAAGCAGAACAGAGCAACACAGAAGAgtagtaacagagaggagagagaactagaACGAGAGAAACAGCAGAGAGGGAAATGgtaaagagagcgacagagaacTAGAGATTCATATGTGGCCTGGCTGTGGTTGGAAGGTGACTGTTTCAACTTTCATGTTGACACATTGCCAGTGTGGTTCAATAAGAGTTTTTAAAACtggtggtggggggagagagagacagaagggggagagggagaatgagaaaaGAGGCGGGAGAGAAAATGGGGAgacaaaaagagaaagaaagggagagtgagagacaaaGGGAGGGAAAGAAAAAGGGGAGTGAGTGAGAAAAAGGGGGAGAATgatgagagaaaagggagaggagaaagagatagaaGGGGGGTGTCATTGGATTGgctgactttttattttttatttcacctttatttaaccaggtaggcta
Protein-coding sequences here:
- the LOC135559889 gene encoding uncharacterized protein LOC135559889 isoform X2, which gives rise to MPGYQHVRRLARALVGVRNRQGLSDRRVDGLVALWLVMPDFDKQRLIYPARNQERIVQGRFKTTKGKLSIILGKDSLQCCLLGLNSGPANWPGTSRLVEAICSQLCQIHPSATQSAGVKKSRWALILADYVGIREAVLNSPRLMAQTNLQLFELNQRTISQWYSQRQKERERMVLQQGMGLAAAPSVTTQPLPAAKPLHFKQEGIRAPFPFPTPPSPPVPRQTIQQGEPVHAPILPAHLEQQPPALPGPSPAQGPQTGCSSPPVSRTTAWRKRIAADTEEGTAGKRRQREHYVCSKCVLPKRRETGHSRFGGVAFCSVAAGGKVCCCWG
- the LOC135559889 gene encoding uncharacterized protein LOC135559889 isoform X1 encodes the protein MPGYQHVRRLARALVGVRNRQGLSDRRVDGLVALWLVMPDFDKQRLIYPARNQERIVQGRFKTTKGKLSIILGKDSLQWYVVSVHVLHLTILLPASTLNAYEGQAMAIIIQCSLIIYLLCFSCLLGLNSGPANWPGTSRLVEAICSQLCQIHPSATQSAGVKKSRWALILADYVGIREAVLNSPRLMAQTNLQLFELNQRTISQWYSQRQKERERMVLQQGMGLAAAPSVTTQPLPAAKPLHFKQEGIRAPFPFPTPPSPPVPRQTIQQGEPVHAPILPAHLEQQPPALPGPSPAQGPQTGCSSPPVSRTTAWRKRIAADTEEGTAGKRRQREHYVCSKCVLPKRRETGHSRFGGVAFCSVAAGGKVCCCWG